The window CGAAAGCATTTTCCTCGACCCGCGCAGATACAACCTTGGGCGCGTCGGCCGCTATAAGATCAACCGCCGCCTGCAGCTCGACATAGCGCAGTCCGAGCGCCTGCTCACGGTAACGGACATAGTCGCGATAATAAAGGGGCTTATCCGCCTTCGCGACGGCAACGAGCATATAGACGACATAGACCACCTCGGCAACCGCCGTGTCCGCGCGGTAGGCGAGTTGCTGCAAAATCAGGTGCGCATCGGGCTGCTGCGCATGGAGCGCATCGCGCGCGAGCGCATGACGACGACGCAGGATCTTTCGACCGCTATGGCGAAGGACCTTATCAACGTGCGCCCGATATCTGCGGCTCTGCGCGAGTTCTTCGGCTCGGGGCAGCTTTCGCAGTTCATGGACCAGACGAACCCGCTCGCCGAGCTCACGCACAGGCGCCGCCTCTCCGCGCTCGGCCCGGGCGGCCTATCCCGCGAGCGCGCGGGGTTTGAAGCGCGCGACGTGCACCATACGCACTACGGCCGCGTCTGTCCGATCGAAACGCCCGAAGGCCCCAACATAGGGCTCGTAACGTCGCTCGCATCCTTCGCGCGCATCAACGAGTACGGATTCCTCGTCTGCCCGCGCAGAAAGGTCGTGAACGGCAAGGCGACGGACGAGATAGTCTACCTATCCGCCGACGAAGAGGACGAATACTACGTCGGGCGCGCCGATCTGCCGATGGACGGTGAGGGCAACGTGCTTCCGTCCGCGACGGGCGGCATCTATGTCCGCCACCAGGACAACACGATAGAGATCGATCCGAAGGATCTGGATTACCTCGACATATCGCCGAAGCAGATCGTTTCGATCTCGACGGCGCTCATCCCCTTCCTCGAACACGACGACGCGAACCGCGCGCTCATGGGCTCCAACATGCAGCGTCAGGCCGTCCCGCTCGTCTTCCCAGACTCGCCGATCGTGGGCACGGGCATAGAGCACCGCATCGCGAAGGACTCGGGCTCCTGCGTCGTTTCGCGCAGCGGTGGCACCGTGGCCTACGTCGATGCGGACAGCATCGTCATCGACGCCGAGGACGGCGCGCGCGACGAATACCGTATGCCGAAGTTCAGGCGTTCCAACCAGGGGACCGTCATACACCAGCGCCCGATCGTACGCACCGGGCAGCACGTCGACGCGGGCGAGATCATAGGCGACGGACAGGCGTGCAATGAAGGCGAGCTCGCGCTCGGGCGCAACGTCCTCGTGGCGTTCGTCTCGTGGGAGGGCTACAACTTCGAAGACGCTATACTGCTTTCGCAGAGGCTCGTAAAAGAAGATTTCTACACGTCGATACATATAGAAGAATATGAGGTCGAGTCGCGCGACACGAAGCTCGGCCCCGAGGAAATTTCCCGCGATATACCGAACGTCGGCGAAGACGCGCTGAAGCAGCTCGACGACGACGGGATCGTCCGCGTCGGCGCAGAGGTCAAGGCCGGCGACATCTTGGTCGGAAAGGTCACGCCTAAGGGCGAGTCCGATCAGTCTCCGGAAGAAAGGCTGCTGCGCGCGATATTTGGCGAGAAGGCGCGCGAGGTGCGCGACACTTCGCTGCGCGTGCCGCACGGCGAAGGCGGGACGGTGGTCGAGATAAAGCGTCTCAGCCGCAAGACCAACAGTGAGGACTTAAGCCCCGGCGTGAACGAAGTGGTAAAGGTATACGTCGCCCAGTTCCGCAAGATCACCGAAGGCGACAAAATGGCGGGACGCCACGGAAACAAGGGCGTCGTCTCCCGCATAATGGCGGAGGAGGATATGCCCTTCCTTTCGGACGGAACGCCGGTCGACGTCGTCCTCAACCCGCTGGGCGTCCCCAGCCGGATGAATCTCGGGCAGGTCCTTGAGACGGTGCTCGGCTTCGTCGCTATGCAGAGAGGATACAAGGTCGTAACGCCTGTATTCGATTCAGCGACCGCCGAGGATATAACGCCGGACATCAAATGGATTCAGGAGACCAAATATCCCGAGATGCGCGACGACTGCAAGATCACCGTTTACGACGGCCGCACGGGCGAGCCTATGGCGAACAAGGTCATGGTGGGCGTCATGTACATGCTCAAGCTGATACACCTTGTCGACGACAAGATTCACGCGCGTTCGATAGGGCCGTACAGCCTCATCACGCAGCAGCCTCTTGGAGGAAAGACGCAGTTCGGCGGCCAGCGCTTCGGAGAGATGGAAGTCTGGGCCCTCGAAGGCTACGGCGCGGCCCATATGCTCCAGGAGATGCTGACCGTTAAGTCGGACGACATCAGGGGACGCTTGAAGACCTACGAGCGCATAGTGAAGGGCGAAAACCTCGCGAAGCCCGGCGTACCGGAATCATTCCGTGTCCTCATCAAGGAGCTGCAGGGACTGGCGCTCGACGTGGAGATCAAGTACGCCGACGGCACCTTCGGCGAGCTCGTCCTGAACGACGACGACGACGAGAAGGGGCAGCGCCACCTCTCCTTCAAGCCGGATTCGACGGTCGACGACCTTGACGCCGACTTCAGCAACGGCGGCGGACAGAAGCCGGCGGAGGCCGACGACCTCTTCCGCGAGGGCTCGGTCGAATACAGCGGCCTCGAGCTGCACGAGACGGACGAAGAGCGGGATGCCGCTATGCTGAGCGACGATCTCTTTGAGAACGAGCCGAAGAGCGATGATCAGGGGGATGAATAATTGATGGCGAATACTGCACATGAAATTGCCGGCGTAAGGATGAAGCTCTCTTCTCCGGAAAGGGTCAGAGAGCTTTCAAGCGGAGAAGTCAAAAAGCCGGAGACTATAAATTACAGGTCGCTCCGCCCGGAGAAGGACGGTCTTTTCTGCGAACGCATATTCGGGCCGATCAGGAGCTACGAGTGCGCCTGCGGCAAATATAAGCGCAGCGGTCCGAAGTTCCGCGGCGTGGTGTGCGAGCGCTGCGGAGTCGAGGTCACCGACAACCGCGTCCGCCGCGAGAGGATGGGGCATATAGAGCTCGCTGCGCCGGTCGTGCATATATGGTATCTGCGCGGCATCCCGAGCCGTCTCAGCCTGCTGCTCGGCGCGTCGACGAAGGACCTTGAAAAGGTCGTCTACTTCGCGCCCACCCGCCGCCGCGAAAGGGTGTATAAGGCCGTGAACGACGGCCGCAGGTTCGACATGGTGCGCAAAGGCGTGCTGCTGACGTCCTCGGAGGAGCGCATCCACCGCTTCTACGACCCGGACAAGTTCAAGGCCGAAGAGGCTTTCCGCATCGTCAAGGCCGACGAGGTGCCGGTGCAGGAGGGAGATATCATAACCTCCCAGCAGTTCTCGCGCCTAAAGAACGACTACGGTGACGGCTTATTCGAAGCCGAGCCGGCTTACCGCATTACAGAGGAGGGGGCGTCCGAAGCCGACGAGGCTAAGATAGTCTCGGAGAGCGAAAAGAACGCGAAGCTGAAACAGAATCCCGACGCCGAATGCAGGCGCGCCGTTATAAACAACCAGGAAGCCTACATTATAACGAGCGTGAAGCCGCTCCCTTTTAAAAAGAACGACGTCATCTCGAAGGGCGAGGAAGAGCTCTGGTCGCAGAAGTTCCCGAAGCGCATGCAGACCGTCGAAGAAGTAGATATGATAGAGGATCCTTGCTATATAGTAATAGACGGCGGAGCCTCTCCCTTCGCGCGGGGCGACATCGTGCTCGAGCGCGAGGCTCAGATATGCGCGGCGTACGATAAGGAATTCCACGCAGGAATCGGAGCGGAAGGCGTCTATGCGCTGCTTTGCCAGATAAACATCGACACGCTCGTCGAATCGCTGCGCGAGGAGATAGCTGAGAGCTCAGGACAGAAAAAGCGCAAATTAGTCAAGCGCCTCCAGGTCGCGGAGGATTTCCGCAAGAGCGATTCGCGCCCCGAATGGATGGTGCTTTCGGTCCTGCCTGTCATCCCGCCCGACCTTCGCCCGATGGTGCAGCTTGACGGCGGACGCTTCGCCACATCCGACCTCAACGACCTTTACCGCCGCGTGATAAACCGCAACAACCGCCTGCGCAAGTTGCAGGAGTTGAAGGCGCCGGAAATTATCATCCGCAACGAGAAGAGGATGCTGCAGGAATCCGTAGACGCCCTAATAGACAACGGACGCCGCGGCAAGGCCGTGCTCGGAGCCGGCAATAGGCCGCTGAAGAGCCTCACCGACCTCCTGCGCGGTAAAAAAGGACGCTTCCGCCAGAATCTGCTCGGCAAGCGCGTCGACTACTCGGGGCGTTCCGTCATCGTCATCGGGCCGCACCTCAAGATATACCAGTGCGGCGTCCCGAAGCAGATGGCGCTTGAGCTCTTCAAGCCCTTCGTCATGCACAAGCTCGTCGAGAGCGGACTTGCGCCGAACGTGAAGAGCGCGCGCCGCTTCATAGAGCGCGGGCGCGACGAAGTATGGGGGATACTCGAGGAGATAATAAAGGACCATCCCGTCATGCTGAACCGCGCGCCTACTCTGCACCGCTTGGGCATTCAGGCCTTTGAGCCGGTGCTCATAGAAGGCAAGGCGATACGCCTGCATCCGCTCGTTTGCACCGCCTTCAACGCCGACTTCGATGGAGACCAGATGGCCATACACGTACCGCTGTCGCTCGAAGCGCAGACGGAAGCGCGCGTTCTGATGCTTTCATCGAACAACCTGCTCTCCCCCGCGAGCGGAAAGCCCGTAGTCACCCCCACTCAAGATATCATACTCGGCGTCTACTACCTGACGAACGTGATGGAGGGCTGCAAGGGCGAGGGGCTGCGCTTCCGCGATATGGACGATGTCCTTTCGGCGCTCGACCACGAGCTCGTCCACGTCAACTCCAAGATATACCTTAAGAAAGATCCGGCGTGGAAATGCGACGCGATCGACGGCAAGTGGATCGAGACCTGCCCGGGGCGCGTGCTCTTCAACTGCGCGCTGCATCCGAGCTTCCGCTATAAAAACGAGCTTATAAATAAGAAGGAAATGGGCAAGCTGCTCGACGACGCCTACGACAGGGTCGGACAGACGGGCATGGTCGATATGCTCGACGCGATAAAGGCCCTCGGCTACCGCTGGTCTACGATCAGCGGGATCAGCCTCGGCGTCGGCGATATAGTAGTCCCGCCGGAGAAGAAGGAGATACTCGGCATCACGCTCGTTCAGGAAGAAGACCTGACGGGCCAATACGAGATGGGCATCCTGACGGAAGATGAATATATGCGCCAGAAGGACATCCTCTGGTCGGACGCCGGACGCCGCATCGCCGACAAGATCATGGACGGCCTCGCGGTGGACAACGCGCTGCGCATAATGGTCGACTCCGGAGCCCGCGGCTCCCGCGGACAGGTCGCCCAGATGGCGGGTATACGCGGGCTGATGGCAGATCCCTCGGGGCGCATCATCCGTTATCCTATCATCGCCAATTTCAAGGAAGGCCTCAATACGCTGGAGTACTTCATTTCAACGCACGGAGCAAGAAAAGGGCTCGCCGACACGGCCCTCCGTACCGCGAAATCCGGCTATCTGACGCGCCGCCTCGTAGACGTCGCCCAGGACCTGATCGTCATGGAAGAGGACTGCGGCACGCACGCAGGCATCGAGATCCGCCCGCTACTCCAGCAGGATGGCCGGGCCACGATCTCTATGTCCGAGCGCCTCACGGGCAGGGTAAGCCTCGAGGACGTGAAGGACCCGCGCAGCGGCGGCGTTCTGCTTGAGAGGAACGAAGAGATAGACGCGGACAAGGCGTCGTACATCGAATCGCTGTACGACGCAGGAGAGATAAAATCCGTCAAGGTCCGCAGCCCGCTGACCTGCGGCTTGCGTCACGGCATCTGTCGTGCGTGCTATGGCCGCGACCTTGCGACGCGCAAGAGGATAGCGATCGGCGAGTCGGTCGGGGTAGTCGCGGCTCAGTCGATAGGCGAGCCCGGCACCCAGCTTACGATGCGTACCTTCCACACCGGAGGCGTACGTCAGTTCACCGGCGAAGATATCACGCAGGGTCTTCCGCGCATCGAGCAGCTCTTTGAAGTGCGCCGCCCGAAGAAAGTCGCGATACTCGCCGAGGAAACCGGCACGATCGTCGAGCTGCGCGAGATGGACGGCAAGCGCAAGATAATCATCGCGAAAGAGGGCGAAGACGGTGCCGAAGAGCGTATATCCTACAATATACCGGCGTCGCAGAACCTTCTTTCGGGAATCGAAGAGGGCGTTCAGATAAAGAAGGGGCAGATACTGACGGAAGGCTACATCGATCCGCAGCAGCTGATCGAGG of the Synergistes jonesii genome contains:
- the rpoB gene encoding DNA-directed RNA polymerase subunit beta, giving the protein MHVKETSGKAFERRRVFGREKNLIALPDLVEVQRNSYQWFFQADREPASRESQGLQELFDEVFPIESFDGKFVLEFVKYYVDSVQVSLDEARSRDLTWSRPLRATIRLINKTTGEIKEEEIYLGDFPAMTERGTFIINGTERVVVNQLARSAGVYYSADLGIPGQESFLAKLIPDRGAWIEFDLAPGNVVSVKIDNRKKIPVTMMLRAFGVRSTDEIISLFDGREEEMDLIDDDVTGMLIAEDVAANDGSNAIRIRRNTRLTKEHMEELWNQGRTKVRMWNIDPAIAATVEGDKTDSAETARLEIFRKLKPNEPARMENANEYFESIFLDPRRYNLGRVGRYKINRRLQLDIAQSERLLTVTDIVAIIKGLIRLRDGNEHIDDIDHLGNRRVRAVGELLQNQVRIGLLRMERIARERMTTTQDLSTAMAKDLINVRPISAALREFFGSGQLSQFMDQTNPLAELTHRRRLSALGPGGLSRERAGFEARDVHHTHYGRVCPIETPEGPNIGLVTSLASFARINEYGFLVCPRRKVVNGKATDEIVYLSADEEDEYYVGRADLPMDGEGNVLPSATGGIYVRHQDNTIEIDPKDLDYLDISPKQIVSISTALIPFLEHDDANRALMGSNMQRQAVPLVFPDSPIVGTGIEHRIAKDSGSCVVSRSGGTVAYVDADSIVIDAEDGARDEYRMPKFRRSNQGTVIHQRPIVRTGQHVDAGEIIGDGQACNEGELALGRNVLVAFVSWEGYNFEDAILLSQRLVKEDFYTSIHIEEYEVESRDTKLGPEEISRDIPNVGEDALKQLDDDGIVRVGAEVKAGDILVGKVTPKGESDQSPEERLLRAIFGEKAREVRDTSLRVPHGEGGTVVEIKRLSRKTNSEDLSPGVNEVVKVYVAQFRKITEGDKMAGRHGNKGVVSRIMAEEDMPFLSDGTPVDVVLNPLGVPSRMNLGQVLETVLGFVAMQRGYKVVTPVFDSATAEDITPDIKWIQETKYPEMRDDCKITVYDGRTGEPMANKVMVGVMYMLKLIHLVDDKIHARSIGPYSLITQQPLGGKTQFGGQRFGEMEVWALEGYGAAHMLQEMLTVKSDDIRGRLKTYERIVKGENLAKPGVPESFRVLIKELQGLALDVEIKYADGTFGELVLNDDDDEKGQRHLSFKPDSTVDDLDADFSNGGGQKPAEADDLFREGSVEYSGLELHETDEERDAAMLSDDLFENEPKSDDQGDE
- the rpoC gene encoding DNA-directed RNA polymerase subunit beta', with protein sequence MKLSSPERVRELSSGEVKKPETINYRSLRPEKDGLFCERIFGPIRSYECACGKYKRSGPKFRGVVCERCGVEVTDNRVRRERMGHIELAAPVVHIWYLRGIPSRLSLLLGASTKDLEKVVYFAPTRRRERVYKAVNDGRRFDMVRKGVLLTSSEERIHRFYDPDKFKAEEAFRIVKADEVPVQEGDIITSQQFSRLKNDYGDGLFEAEPAYRITEEGASEADEAKIVSESEKNAKLKQNPDAECRRAVINNQEAYIITSVKPLPFKKNDVISKGEEELWSQKFPKRMQTVEEVDMIEDPCYIVIDGGASPFARGDIVLEREAQICAAYDKEFHAGIGAEGVYALLCQINIDTLVESLREEIAESSGQKKRKLVKRLQVAEDFRKSDSRPEWMVLSVLPVIPPDLRPMVQLDGGRFATSDLNDLYRRVINRNNRLRKLQELKAPEIIIRNEKRMLQESVDALIDNGRRGKAVLGAGNRPLKSLTDLLRGKKGRFRQNLLGKRVDYSGRSVIVIGPHLKIYQCGVPKQMALELFKPFVMHKLVESGLAPNVKSARRFIERGRDEVWGILEEIIKDHPVMLNRAPTLHRLGIQAFEPVLIEGKAIRLHPLVCTAFNADFDGDQMAIHVPLSLEAQTEARVLMLSSNNLLSPASGKPVVTPTQDIILGVYYLTNVMEGCKGEGLRFRDMDDVLSALDHELVHVNSKIYLKKDPAWKCDAIDGKWIETCPGRVLFNCALHPSFRYKNELINKKEMGKLLDDAYDRVGQTGMVDMLDAIKALGYRWSTISGISLGVGDIVVPPEKKEILGITLVQEEDLTGQYEMGILTEDEYMRQKDILWSDAGRRIADKIMDGLAVDNALRIMVDSGARGSRGQVAQMAGIRGLMADPSGRIIRYPIIANFKEGLNTLEYFISTHGARKGLADTALRTAKSGYLTRRLVDVAQDLIVMEEDCGTHAGIEIRPLLQQDGRATISMSERLTGRVSLEDVKDPRSGGVLLERNEEIDADKASYIESLYDAGEIKSVKVRSPLTCGLRHGICRACYGRDLATRKRIAIGESVGVVAAQSIGEPGTQLTMRTFHTGGVRQFTGEDITQGLPRIEQLFEVRRPKKVAILAEETGTIVELREMDGKRKIIIAKEGEDGAEERISYNIPASQNLLSGIEEGVQIKKGQILTEGYIDPQQLIEVEGLEAVQHYLLDGIQEVYRSQGVSINDKHIETILRKVAPVNRVRVVKEGDSPFVSGELVWKEDLEKNVQEIRGENAASLGVSLAFLGDYEVTDVAGEGIAPGAAGGEREIPYSNDEVASFLQAGSMATELTAKNKSGSVRVFIGDANFKRSIEGFELVEDFTPAKRGDSEGKADAAPLVKAGTRLTSAELSAIASCAPQPICVFDMNTLISCKNRAWFANAVEADGSVIIDADAPLDDKAVSLLKGHGVAQIKLWKNPDVLDVTEGVRQVLLQHFFGKTIKQAVNADGEVMESIPKFIDASVMNGIVDESISGVECDGDKIITKESLIRLLLQEKALGKILLSPVADAKGEAAVTAPREITNDVIEKIAAASPESVTMRSKSAASEYRKLLQRVTFVRRLLEEPQWRPVVHGVTKAALATDSFLSAASFQQTAQVLAAAAVRGDVDTLAGLKENVIIGLLIPAGTGIERHRKVEITEENENAVGEEEIPEPSFDK